Proteins from a single region of Corynebacterium casei LMG S-19264:
- a CDS encoding Pls/PosA family non-ribosomal peptide synthetase: MRVIKLSDLLATIPDQYLLKDKAPAPRTLWDVVRDSAANNPEAAAIDDGDILTYAELIEDVEAWAAELRQHGVKRGDHIGIRMTSGQRDLYLAILATLAAGAAYVPVDADDPEERADMVFGEAGINGIFTDEGFRKLNPSTGTDQDEPHLDDTAWIIFTSGSTGKPKGVAVTHRSAAAFVDAEAALFLQDNPLGPEDRVLAGLSVAFDASCEEMWLAWGHGACLVPAPRSLVRSGMDLGPWLIRRDITVVSTVPTLAGLWPAEALDNVRLLIVGGEACSQELVNRLATEDREMWNTYGPTEATVVASAAMLKPDHPVSIGLPLNGWDLVVIDAEGNPVSPGEVGELVIGGVGLARYLDPEKDAEKYAPLPSVCWERAYRTGDHVRLEEDGLYFVGRVDDQVKIGGRRIELGEVEANVAALPNVYNSAVAVNKTAAGESVLVGYVSLEDPEVGFDHRAAKERLAETMPAALVPRICVMDELPIRTSGKVDKKALPWPLPGVGIEAVGLSETEEWLAQLFVDVLGVSVEDEDADFFTLGGTSLAAATLVGRIRERFPTVAVRDLYDHPRLGSLAEIIDATAPEANQVTERNVKPVGVSTRLIQFLWQLPAMTLASTNWLAWLLFSSNIAAELGVDFAPQTPWAVVIAFLILFASPLGRIPIGALGARLLTAGITPGDYPRGGSVHLRIWAAERWADASGARSIAGATWVLTHARLLGVKVGKFVDLHSLPPVTGLLTLGDHAAIEPEVDLSGYWLDGDILRVGAIEVKEGARVGARSQLMPGSVIGEEAHIEAGSTVTGNKKVKAGARWSGSPAKKVGRSKHRFPDHSPARRSWWVPIYGATSMLLAAQPLVAIALAAFVIISLVQATDGNAFVGAVLFAPVGAIAAFAFYMVQTWLGVRILSIGIQPGVFPVRSARGWRLWAVERLMDDARTVLFPLYAGQLTPLWLRSLGATIGKDVEISTAVMVPKLTEVKDGAFLADDTLIGGYELGGGWMSSGLAKVGKRSFVGNSGITAPGRKLGKNSLVAVLSSTPKKAKAGTNWWGSPPERMRRVEASVGTGDSLTYNPPAWAKVARGVIETLRLFAPAASAMLLAAVLSAMVVLLNSVGLWLTWLLSGVILIAAGIIAMAITIVVKWVCVGKHKPADHPLWSSFVWLNELQDAFVETVAAPWFFNHAMGTAELNTSLRLLGVKIGRGAWIESYWFPETDLCYVGAGATVGPGTVVQTHLFQDRVMSLDTVTLDDGATLAAHSVSLPASHIHTSATVAPGSLVMRGDQVPGHTTWQGNPIEPMK, translated from the coding sequence ATGAGGGTCATTAAATTGAGCGACCTCCTGGCCACTATTCCTGACCAGTATCTCTTAAAAGACAAAGCTCCTGCCCCTCGAACCCTCTGGGATGTTGTCCGCGACTCCGCGGCGAATAACCCTGAGGCTGCCGCCATCGATGATGGCGATATTTTGACCTACGCCGAACTGATCGAAGATGTCGAAGCGTGGGCGGCGGAACTACGCCAGCACGGCGTCAAACGCGGCGACCATATTGGTATCCGCATGACCTCTGGTCAGCGTGATCTGTACCTAGCCATTTTGGCCACCCTAGCCGCCGGCGCGGCATATGTCCCGGTTGATGCAGATGACCCGGAAGAACGCGCCGATATGGTCTTCGGCGAAGCTGGCATCAATGGCATCTTCACCGATGAGGGCTTTCGCAAGCTCAACCCGTCCACCGGCACGGATCAAGATGAACCGCACCTGGATGACACAGCGTGGATCATCTTCACCTCTGGTTCAACAGGCAAGCCGAAGGGCGTTGCTGTTACTCACCGCTCCGCAGCGGCATTCGTGGACGCCGAGGCAGCTCTGTTTCTGCAGGACAACCCTCTTGGCCCAGAAGACCGGGTTCTGGCTGGGCTTTCAGTTGCCTTCGACGCATCTTGTGAAGAAATGTGGCTGGCCTGGGGCCACGGCGCCTGCCTGGTTCCCGCACCACGCTCATTGGTACGCTCCGGCATGGACTTAGGCCCGTGGCTTATTCGCCGTGACATCACGGTGGTCTCCACCGTGCCTACACTGGCTGGCCTGTGGCCTGCTGAAGCCCTCGATAACGTGCGTCTACTCATTGTCGGCGGTGAGGCATGTTCGCAGGAACTGGTAAACCGCTTGGCCACTGAGGACCGTGAAATGTGGAACACTTACGGTCCTACTGAGGCAACTGTGGTGGCATCGGCAGCCATGCTCAAACCTGACCACCCGGTCTCCATTGGCCTGCCACTCAACGGTTGGGACCTGGTTGTTATCGATGCCGAGGGCAATCCAGTTTCTCCTGGCGAAGTCGGCGAACTGGTCATCGGCGGTGTCGGTCTTGCCCGCTACCTCGACCCTGAAAAGGATGCTGAGAAGTACGCACCTCTGCCTTCTGTTTGTTGGGAGCGCGCCTACCGCACTGGTGACCACGTGCGTTTGGAAGAAGACGGCCTGTACTTTGTCGGCCGTGTGGACGACCAGGTCAAAATCGGTGGCCGCCGTATTGAACTCGGTGAGGTCGAAGCCAACGTCGCAGCCTTGCCAAACGTGTACAACTCCGCGGTCGCCGTTAACAAGACCGCCGCTGGCGAATCCGTGCTGGTCGGCTACGTTTCCCTCGAAGACCCTGAAGTAGGCTTCGACCACCGCGCGGCGAAAGAACGCCTGGCTGAAACCATGCCAGCAGCACTTGTACCACGCATCTGTGTGATGGATGAACTGCCAATTCGTACCTCCGGCAAGGTGGATAAGAAGGCTCTGCCGTGGCCACTTCCAGGTGTTGGCATCGAAGCAGTTGGCCTGAGTGAGACTGAGGAATGGCTGGCGCAGCTTTTTGTTGACGTGCTGGGTGTATCCGTTGAAGACGAAGATGCTGACTTCTTTACCCTTGGCGGTACCTCCCTTGCTGCTGCGACTTTGGTCGGCCGTATTCGCGAGCGATTCCCCACCGTGGCCGTGCGTGACCTTTACGATCACCCGCGTCTAGGGTCGTTGGCTGAAATCATTGACGCCACAGCGCCGGAAGCCAACCAGGTCACCGAGCGCAACGTAAAGCCGGTCGGCGTTAGCACGCGACTGATTCAGTTTCTGTGGCAGCTACCAGCTATGACGCTGGCTTCGACGAACTGGCTGGCGTGGTTGTTGTTTAGTTCCAACATCGCAGCAGAACTTGGCGTGGATTTTGCACCGCAAACCCCGTGGGCAGTTGTTATTGCTTTCCTCATCCTTTTTGCCTCTCCTTTGGGTCGTATCCCGATTGGCGCGCTGGGCGCGCGACTTCTCACCGCCGGTATTACTCCTGGTGATTACCCGCGCGGTGGATCAGTGCACCTGCGAATCTGGGCGGCGGAACGCTGGGCTGATGCCTCCGGTGCGCGCTCCATTGCTGGCGCAACCTGGGTTCTTACCCACGCGCGTCTGCTCGGCGTCAAGGTGGGCAAGTTCGTGGACCTACATTCCCTGCCACCGGTTACAGGTCTGTTGACCTTGGGTGATCACGCAGCCATTGAGCCTGAAGTGGATCTTTCCGGCTACTGGCTCGACGGCGATATCCTGCGCGTTGGTGCCATTGAAGTTAAAGAAGGCGCACGCGTTGGTGCTCGTTCCCAGTTGATGCCAGGCTCTGTCATCGGCGAGGAAGCCCATATTGAGGCAGGCTCCACAGTCACTGGCAATAAGAAGGTCAAGGCCGGTGCGCGTTGGTCTGGCTCTCCTGCCAAGAAGGTTGGCCGTTCCAAGCACCGCTTCCCTGATCACTCCCCGGCGCGCCGTTCCTGGTGGGTACCAATCTATGGTGCGACCTCCATGTTGCTCGCTGCCCAGCCGTTAGTGGCGATTGCTTTGGCAGCATTTGTGATTATCAGCCTGGTCCAAGCCACCGATGGCAACGCTTTTGTCGGCGCGGTTCTCTTCGCACCAGTCGGGGCTATCGCCGCGTTTGCTTTCTACATGGTGCAGACCTGGCTTGGTGTTCGCATTCTCTCCATCGGCATCCAGCCGGGTGTCTTCCCCGTGCGTTCAGCACGTGGCTGGCGCCTGTGGGCTGTTGAAAGGCTCATGGATGATGCCCGCACAGTTTTGTTCCCGCTTTATGCAGGTCAGCTGACCCCGCTGTGGCTGCGCTCTTTGGGTGCAACCATTGGCAAGGACGTGGAAATCTCCACTGCCGTCATGGTTCCAAAGCTCACCGAAGTCAAAGACGGCGCCTTTTTGGCCGATGACACACTCATCGGCGGCTATGAACTTGGCGGCGGCTGGATGTCTTCTGGGCTAGCCAAGGTGGGTAAGCGTTCCTTCGTGGGCAACTCTGGCATTACGGCACCTGGCCGCAAGCTGGGCAAGAACTCCCTGGTGGCAGTGCTCTCGTCCACGCCAAAGAAGGCCAAGGCCGGCACCAACTGGTGGGGATCCCCGCCGGAGCGAATGCGCCGCGTGGAGGCATCGGTAGGCACCGGCGACTCTTTGACCTACAACCCACCGGCGTGGGCGAAGGTGGCACGCGGTGTCATTGAAACCCTGCGCTTGTTTGCCCCTGCAGCATCGGCCATGTTGCTCGCCGCGGTGCTTAGCGCCATGGTTGTCTTGCTCAACTCTGTTGGTCTTTGGCTGACTTGGCTGCTTTCTGGTGTCATTTTGATTGCTGCTGGCATCATCGCTATGGCCATCACCATCGTGGTCAAGTGGGTGTGTGTGGGCAAGCACAAGCCTGCCGATCACCCACTGTGGTCTTCTTTCGTCTGGCTCAATGAGTTGCAAGACGCCTTCGTGGAAACCGTTGCTGCGCCATGGTTCTTCAACCACGCCATGGGCACAGCTGAGCTCAATACCTCCCTGCGTCTGCTCGGCGTAAAGATTGGCCGCGGTGCATGGATTGAGTCTTACTGGTTCCCGGAAACTGACCTTTGCTACGTCGGCGCTGGCGCAACCGTTGGCCCTGGCACCGTTGTGCAAACCCACCTGTTCCAGGACCGCGTGATGAGTCTGGACACCGTGACCTTGGACGACGGCGCCACCCTGGCGGCCCACTCCGTGTCTCTACCCGCATCACACATTCACACCAGCGCAACCGTTGCTCCTGGCTCCCTGGTAATGCGCGGTGACCAGGTCCCCGGCCACACCACGTGGCAAGGCAACCCGATTGAGCCCATGAAGTAA
- a CDS encoding SDR family NAD(P)-dependent oxidoreductase: MQISHKTALVTGGASGLGLATTTALAAAGTRVVVIDLPQANQDALLSIDGDVVFAPADVTDEVSVQGAVDIANENNNLAIVVNCAGMLNGFKTAGSKGAFPLDKFSAVINVNLVGTFNVIRLAAQAMLANEPVDEERGVIINTASVAAFDGQMGQAAYAASKAGIAGMTLPIARDLASALIRVVSIAPGTFETPMVAGMSDEVKASLGTQVPHPARLGKPVEFAQLVESIIRNPMLNGETIRLDGAIRMGMR, translated from the coding sequence ATGCAGATATCACATAAGACCGCTCTGGTTACCGGCGGTGCATCCGGGCTTGGCCTGGCAACCACCACCGCGCTTGCAGCCGCCGGTACCCGCGTTGTCGTTATCGATCTTCCGCAAGCAAACCAGGATGCTCTCCTCTCCATTGATGGTGATGTGGTCTTTGCGCCCGCCGATGTCACCGATGAAGTCTCTGTTCAGGGTGCCGTTGATATTGCGAACGAGAACAACAACCTTGCGATCGTGGTTAACTGCGCTGGGATGCTTAACGGTTTTAAGACTGCCGGTTCTAAAGGTGCTTTCCCATTGGATAAATTCTCTGCGGTTATCAACGTCAATCTGGTGGGCACTTTTAATGTGATTCGGTTGGCAGCCCAAGCCATGTTGGCAAATGAGCCCGTGGATGAGGAACGCGGCGTCATTATCAATACCGCCTCAGTTGCGGCTTTCGATGGCCAAATGGGCCAAGCCGCCTATGCTGCCTCCAAGGCCGGCATTGCTGGCATGACTTTGCCGATTGCGCGTGACCTTGCCAGTGCACTCATTCGTGTAGTTTCCATTGCTCCCGGTACTTTTGAAACCCCGATGGTCGCCGGCATGTCGGATGAGGTCAAAGCTTCTTTAGGCACGCAAGTTCCGCACCCCGCACGACTTGGTAAACCCGTGGAATTCGCGCAACTCGTTGAGTCCATCATCCGCAATCCCATGCTCAATGGTGAAACCATCCGCCTTGATGGTGCTATCCGCATGGGCATGCGCTAG
- a CDS encoding cytochrome b/b6 domain-containing protein, translated as MAVFGSRYFFSTDFGANFLERYDGHSTLPESAPVGIPVWLSWQHFFNVFFMVLIIRTGIQIRYERKPSAYVTPKRFKKKISLTLWFHLTLDILWVVNGIVFIILLFVTGHWMRIVPTSWDVFPNALSAGLQYLTLDWPTENGWVHYNALQLLSYFAVVFIAAPLAIISGFRMSSFWSKNWTKASQLYPASLARKIHTPVMLFFVIFIVIHVVLVIGTGLLRNLNTMYASQGDVDPTVYADNWTGFFIFLGSLVVIAAAWIAARPSLLAPVARLFGKVTAR; from the coding sequence TTGGCTGTATTCGGTTCGCGCTACTTCTTCAGCACTGATTTCGGTGCGAACTTCCTGGAACGCTATGACGGACACTCCACTCTTCCGGAAAGCGCACCCGTTGGCATTCCGGTATGGCTGAGCTGGCAGCACTTCTTCAACGTGTTCTTCATGGTGCTGATCATTCGCACCGGCATCCAAATCCGATACGAACGCAAGCCCAGCGCATATGTCACGCCAAAGCGCTTTAAAAAGAAGATCAGCCTGACGCTGTGGTTCCACCTGACTCTCGATATCCTTTGGGTTGTTAACGGAATCGTCTTCATCATCTTGTTGTTCGTTACTGGGCACTGGATGAGGATTGTCCCAACCAGCTGGGATGTCTTCCCGAATGCGCTGTCCGCTGGACTGCAGTACCTGACCTTGGACTGGCCAACTGAAAATGGCTGGGTTCACTACAACGCACTGCAGTTGCTCTCCTACTTTGCAGTTGTCTTTATCGCTGCGCCGCTGGCAATCATCTCCGGCTTCCGCATGAGCAGTTTCTGGTCAAAGAACTGGACCAAGGCTTCCCAGCTCTACCCAGCATCTCTGGCCCGCAAGATTCACACACCAGTGATGCTGTTCTTCGTCATCTTCATCGTCATCCACGTCGTACTGGTCATCGGCACCGGCTTGTTGCGAAACCTCAACACCATGTACGCGTCGCAGGGTGACGTTGACCCGACTGTGTACGCCGACAACTGGACTGGGTTCTTCATTTTCCTAGGTTCGCTGGTTGTCATCGCTGCTGCTTGGATTGCAGCGCGTCCATCACTGTTGGCACCAGTTGCCCGACTGTTCGGCAAAGTCACCGCTCGCTAG
- the ppk2 gene encoding polyphosphate kinase 2 codes for MADIKDDELPVIDLAKTDGYVVDDSDEDDPSLIMPDGSAVQTWRENYPYEERMSREEYEITKRALQIELLKWQNWTKETGQRHIILFEGRDAAGKGGTIKRFNEHLNPRGARTVALEKPSPRESTSWYFQRYIQHFPAGGEIVFFDRSWYNRSGVERVMGFCTESQHAEFLREVPMLENMLLGSGISLTKLWFSVTRKEQRTRFAIRQIDPVRQWKLSPMDLASLDKWDDYTRAKEEQFRYTDTDESPWITIKSNDKKRARINAMRYVLSKFEYTNKDHSVVGEPDENVVKRGRNQIGD; via the coding sequence ATGGCTGATATTAAAGACGATGAATTACCAGTAATCGATCTGGCGAAGACCGACGGTTATGTGGTTGATGACTCGGACGAAGATGATCCAAGTCTGATTATGCCGGACGGCTCTGCGGTTCAAACATGGCGCGAGAATTACCCTTATGAAGAGCGCATGTCCCGCGAGGAGTACGAAATTACCAAGCGTGCTCTGCAGATTGAGCTGTTGAAGTGGCAGAACTGGACCAAGGAAACTGGTCAGCGCCACATTATTCTGTTTGAAGGCCGTGATGCTGCTGGTAAGGGTGGCACTATTAAGCGTTTCAATGAACACCTCAACCCACGTGGCGCGCGCACCGTGGCTCTTGAGAAGCCTTCACCGCGTGAGTCCACCTCCTGGTACTTCCAGCGTTATATCCAGCACTTCCCAGCCGGCGGAGAAATCGTCTTCTTTGACCGTTCTTGGTACAACCGTTCCGGTGTTGAGCGAGTCATGGGCTTCTGCACGGAATCCCAGCATGCTGAATTCTTACGTGAAGTACCGATGCTGGAAAACATGCTTCTTGGTTCCGGTATTTCACTGACCAAGCTGTGGTTCTCCGTTACCCGTAAGGAACAGCGCACCCGCTTTGCTATCCGTCAGATTGACCCGGTGCGTCAGTGGAAGCTTTCCCCAATGGACCTTGCTTCCCTGGACAAGTGGGATGATTACACCCGCGCGAAGGAAGAACAGTTTCGTTATACCGACACTGATGAATCCCCTTGGATCACCATCAAATCGAATGACAAGAAGCGTGCGCGTATCAACGCCATGCGTTATGTCCTGAGCAAGTTCGAGTACACCAACAAGGATCACTCCGTTGTTGGTGAGCCTGATGAAAACGTTGTTAAGCGTGGACGTAATCAAATTGGTGACTAG
- a CDS encoding porin, with protein MESFIANWATLSSDGILGTALPLLAEAGKWAGAAANLIGLVI; from the coding sequence ATGGAATCCTTCATCGCTAACTGGGCAACCCTGTCTTCCGACGGCATCCTCGGCACCGCTCTTCCACTGCTGGCTGAGGCTGGCAAGTGGGCTGGTGCTGCTGCTAACCTCATCGGTCTGGTTATCTAA
- a CDS encoding PorH family porin: MDLSFVQEQLDTFATFAGAIDDFLQIPAKFFGGLVEWFGESETEGVSNVEADWDVTKGAFGSSSSDEAPAE; the protein is encoded by the coding sequence ATGGATCTGTCTTTCGTTCAGGAGCAGCTCGACACCTTCGCTACCTTCGCTGGTGCAATCGACGACTTCCTTCAGATTCCTGCTAAGTTCTTCGGCGGCCTCGTTGAGTGGTTCGGCGAGTCTGAGACCGAAGGCGTTTCTAACGTTGAGGCTGACTGGGATGTAACCAAGGGTGCTTTCGGCTCCTCTTCCTCTGACGAGGCTCCAGCAGAGTAA
- the groL gene encoding chaperonin GroEL (60 kDa chaperone family; promotes refolding of misfolded polypeptides especially under stressful conditions; forms two stacked rings of heptamers to form a barrel-shaped 14mer; ends can be capped by GroES; misfolded proteins enter the barrel where they are refolded when GroES binds) — protein sequence MAKIIAFDEEARRGLESGLNTLADAVKVTLGPKGRNVVLEKSWGAPTITNDGVSIAREIELEDPYEKIGAELVKEVAKKTDDVAGDGTTTATVLAQALVREGLRNVAAGSNPMGIKRGIEAATKTVVDALLASAKDIETQEQIATTAGISAADPAIGEKIAEAMYTVGNGAVNKDSVITVEESNTFGVDLEVTEGMRFDKGYISGYFATDVERQEAVLEDPYILLVSSKISNIKDLVPVLEKIMQSGKPLLIIAEDVEGEALSTLVVNKIRGTFKSVAVKAPGFGDRRKATLQDMAILTGGQVISEEVGLSLEAADLPLLGQARKVVVTKDDTTIVQGAGAQEQIDGRIKQIRAEIDNSDSDYDREKLQERLAKLSGGVAVLKVGAATEVELKERKHRIEDAVRNAKAAVEEGIVAGGGVALLQAGTALDSLELTGDEATGVNIVRSALSAPLKQIAFNAGLEPGVVADKVSSLPAGQGLNAATGEYVDLMEAGINDPVKVTRSALQNATSIAALFLTTEAVVADKPEPNAPAMPDADAMGGMGF from the coding sequence ATGGCAAAGATTATTGCCTTCGATGAAGAGGCACGTCGTGGTCTTGAGAGTGGTCTCAACACTCTGGCAGACGCAGTAAAGGTAACGCTCGGCCCAAAGGGTCGCAACGTAGTCCTGGAAAAGAGCTGGGGCGCTCCAACCATTACTAACGATGGTGTTTCCATCGCTCGCGAAATCGAGCTCGAGGATCCATACGAGAAGATCGGCGCAGAGCTGGTCAAGGAAGTTGCTAAGAAGACTGATGACGTCGCTGGCGACGGCACCACCACTGCAACTGTTCTGGCTCAGGCACTGGTGCGCGAAGGTCTGCGCAACGTAGCCGCTGGTTCTAACCCAATGGGCATCAAGCGCGGTATCGAAGCAGCAACCAAGACCGTTGTTGACGCGCTTCTGGCTTCCGCTAAGGACATTGAGACCCAGGAGCAGATTGCTACCACCGCTGGTATTTCCGCTGCGGACCCAGCTATCGGTGAGAAGATTGCTGAAGCTATGTACACCGTTGGCAATGGCGCGGTGAACAAGGATTCCGTTATCACCGTTGAAGAGTCCAACACCTTTGGCGTTGACCTCGAGGTTACTGAGGGTATGCGCTTTGATAAGGGCTACATCTCCGGCTACTTCGCAACCGACGTTGAGCGTCAGGAAGCAGTCCTGGAAGACCCTTACATCCTGCTGGTCTCCTCTAAGATCTCCAACATCAAGGACCTGGTTCCTGTTCTGGAGAAGATCATGCAGTCCGGCAAGCCACTGCTGATCATCGCTGAAGACGTTGAGGGCGAAGCACTGTCCACCCTGGTTGTGAACAAGATTCGCGGCACCTTCAAGTCCGTTGCAGTTAAGGCACCAGGCTTCGGCGACCGCCGCAAGGCAACCCTGCAGGACATGGCTATCCTTACCGGTGGCCAGGTTATCTCTGAAGAAGTTGGCCTCTCCCTTGAGGCCGCTGACCTTCCACTGCTGGGCCAGGCACGCAAGGTTGTTGTCACCAAGGACGACACCACCATCGTTCAGGGCGCTGGCGCTCAGGAGCAGATTGACGGCCGCATCAAGCAGATCCGCGCTGAGATCGACAATTCCGATTCCGACTACGACCGTGAGAAGCTGCAGGAGCGCTTGGCTAAGCTGTCCGGCGGCGTTGCAGTTCTTAAGGTTGGCGCTGCAACCGAGGTTGAGCTCAAGGAACGCAAGCACCGCATTGAGGACGCAGTCCGCAACGCGAAGGCTGCTGTTGAAGAGGGTATCGTTGCCGGCGGTGGCGTAGCGCTGCTGCAGGCTGGAACCGCTCTTGATTCCCTCGAGCTCACCGGCGATGAGGCAACCGGCGTGAACATTGTTCGCTCCGCACTGTCCGCTCCACTAAAGCAGATCGCTTTCAATGCTGGTCTGGAGCCAGGCGTTGTTGCTGACAAGGTTTCTTCCCTGCCTGCTGGCCAGGGCCTGAACGCTGCTACCGGCGAGTACGTTGACCTTATGGAGGCTGGCATCAACGACCCAGTGAAGGTAACCCGCTCTGCACTGCAGAACGCTACCTCCATTGCTGCACTGTTCCTCACCACCGAGGCAGTAGTTGCTGACAAGCCAGAGCCAAACGCTCCAGCTATGCCAGACGCTGACGCAATGGGCGGCATGGGCTTCTAA
- a CDS encoding dipeptidase has product MTDIKEIIKSDREKIFTQLSELVKFNSVHTFAELKDQMDGAKGWVSKALTEAGLEVEEHVTEDGSVTLLGQRAGKEGAKTVLLYSHYDVVPAGDEAKWDSDPFTLTERNGRWYARGAADCKGNVVMHLAALRALEQTGGTDLNIKVLIEGSEEMGGAGLSKLIAKTPEAFAADAILIADCGNWAVGEPTLTSSLRGSAMIRVQMDTLSSPAHSGQFGGAAPDAVKALMRALDSLYDDTGATVIEGTDSTAKWEGRSYPAEEFRKDARLLEGTEIAGDDNTDAGDLVWARPSVTVTGFTSTPVDRAVNAVPATAEAMLNVRVPAAANPQEIAEAVVAHLKAHTPFGAHFTADIIEAARGFETDLEKPALKILEKALSESYGKETTTMGMGGSIPLTVELQDAHPDAEIALFGVEEPQCAIHSPNESVDPSEIEHIAIAEALFLQTYK; this is encoded by the coding sequence ATGACTGATATTAAAGAGATCATTAAAAGTGACCGCGAGAAAATCTTCACGCAGCTATCGGAGCTGGTGAAATTTAATTCTGTCCACACCTTTGCTGAGCTCAAAGACCAGATGGATGGAGCAAAGGGCTGGGTCAGCAAGGCGTTAACCGAGGCTGGGCTCGAGGTGGAAGAGCATGTTACCGAGGATGGTTCGGTGACGCTGTTGGGTCAGCGCGCTGGCAAAGAGGGCGCGAAGACCGTCCTGTTGTACTCCCACTATGACGTGGTTCCAGCTGGTGATGAAGCCAAGTGGGATTCAGATCCATTCACTCTGACAGAGCGCAACGGCCGTTGGTATGCCCGCGGTGCTGCTGACTGCAAGGGCAATGTGGTCATGCACCTGGCTGCCCTGCGCGCTTTGGAGCAGACCGGCGGCACTGATCTGAACATCAAGGTGCTGATTGAGGGTTCAGAGGAAATGGGCGGTGCAGGCTTGTCCAAGTTGATTGCTAAGACGCCGGAGGCATTTGCTGCCGATGCCATCCTTATCGCCGACTGCGGCAACTGGGCCGTGGGCGAGCCAACGCTGACTTCTTCCTTGCGTGGTTCGGCGATGATTCGCGTGCAGATGGACACCTTGTCCAGTCCGGCGCATTCCGGCCAGTTCGGTGGCGCCGCACCAGATGCCGTCAAGGCGTTGATGCGTGCGCTGGATTCGCTTTACGATGACACGGGTGCCACCGTCATTGAAGGCACCGATTCCACAGCGAAGTGGGAAGGTCGCAGCTACCCAGCCGAGGAATTCCGCAAGGATGCACGCCTGCTGGAGGGCACCGAAATCGCTGGCGATGACAACACTGATGCCGGTGACTTGGTGTGGGCACGTCCGTCAGTCACCGTTACTGGTTTTACCTCCACCCCGGTTGACCGCGCGGTCAACGCAGTTCCAGCAACCGCTGAAGCAATGCTCAATGTGCGCGTGCCAGCCGCAGCTAATCCACAAGAAATTGCGGAAGCAGTCGTTGCTCATCTGAAGGCACACACGCCATTTGGCGCGCACTTCACCGCAGACATCATCGAGGCCGCTCGCGGCTTTGAAACTGACTTGGAAAAGCCAGCGCTGAAGATCCTGGAAAAGGCCCTGTCTGAGTCCTACGGCAAGGAAACCACCACCATGGGCATGGGCGGATCCATTCCTCTGACTGTGGAACTCCAGGACGCGCATCCGGATGCGGAAATTGCACTGTTCGGTGTGGAAGAACCACAGTGCGCTATCCACTCGCCTAATGAATCCGTGGATCCATCAGAGATTGAGCACATCGCTATCGCGGAAGCATTGTTCCTGCAGACTTATAAGTAA